The following are encoded together in the Cohaesibacter gelatinilyticus genome:
- the cysS gene encoding cysteine--tRNA ligase, translating to MTAKSDKAQLKLYNTLSRNKEDFQPIDANNVRMYVCGPTVYDTAHIGNARPAVVFDTLFRLLRHVYGQDHVTYVRNITDVDDKINVRAAERGISIRELTDETTAIYHADMDALGVMRPTIEPRATEHIDEMLTMIGTLIEKGHAYAAEGHVLFAVDSMADYGQLSGRSIDDMIAGARVEVAPYKRNPMDFVLWKPSKENEPSWDSPWGAGRPGWHIECSAMSEKHLGKVFDIHGGGIDLTFPHHENEIAQSRCAHGNDAMAKVWMHNGFVQVEGEKMSKSLGNFITAHELIDQWPGEAIRLALMTTHYAKPFNWTQDGVRDAKKTLDQWYAVTADVDPSIVDAEIVATLADDLNTPKAIARLHALRALAAQGDKGAAAGLKASLQDLFGLVMQDPAAWAEWRPAGSADVDEASIQAIVNERLDARNNKDFAKSDELRDKLAEMGVVLKDSKNKETGAFETSWSLEG from the coding sequence ATGACTGCCAAGAGTGATAAGGCTCAGCTCAAGCTTTACAATACGCTGAGCCGTAACAAGGAAGATTTCCAACCGATTGATGCCAATAATGTGCGGATGTATGTGTGTGGACCGACCGTTTATGACACTGCTCACATTGGCAATGCCCGTCCTGCTGTTGTGTTTGACACGCTTTTCCGTCTTCTTCGCCATGTTTATGGCCAGGATCATGTGACTTACGTGCGCAACATCACCGATGTGGATGACAAGATCAATGTGCGGGCCGCAGAGCGTGGTATTTCCATTCGTGAGCTGACCGATGAGACGACGGCCATTTATCATGCGGATATGGATGCGTTGGGTGTCATGCGCCCAACCATTGAGCCGCGTGCGACCGAGCATATCGATGAGATGCTGACCATGATTGGCACGCTCATCGAAAAAGGCCATGCCTATGCTGCTGAAGGGCATGTGCTTTTTGCCGTTGATTCCATGGCTGACTATGGCCAGCTTTCCGGTCGCTCTATCGATGACATGATTGCCGGTGCTCGTGTGGAAGTGGCACCGTACAAGCGCAATCCGATGGATTTTGTGTTGTGGAAGCCATCCAAAGAGAATGAACCAAGCTGGGATAGTCCTTGGGGTGCTGGTCGTCCAGGGTGGCACATCGAATGCTCGGCCATGAGCGAGAAGCATCTTGGCAAAGTCTTTGATATTCATGGCGGCGGGATTGATTTGACCTTCCCGCATCATGAAAATGAGATCGCACAATCCCGTTGTGCTCATGGTAATGACGCCATGGCAAAAGTCTGGATGCATAATGGCTTTGTTCAGGTTGAAGGCGAGAAAATGTCCAAGTCTCTTGGCAATTTCATCACTGCTCATGAGCTGATAGATCAATGGCCGGGAGAAGCTATCCGCCTTGCTCTGATGACTACTCATTATGCCAAGCCGTTCAACTGGACGCAGGACGGCGTACGTGATGCCAAGAAGACACTGGATCAATGGTATGCAGTGACTGCGGATGTGGATCCATCAATCGTTGATGCCGAAATTGTTGCTACATTAGCGGATGACCTGAATACGCCGAAGGCCATCGCACGTCTTCATGCGCTTCGTGCCCTTGCTGCTCAAGGAGATAAGGGTGCAGCTGCTGGTTTGAAAGCCAGCTTGCAGGATCTGTTTGGGCTTGTGATGCAAGATCCTGCTGCATGGGCGGAATGGCGTCCTGCTGGTTCTGCTGATGTAGACGAAGCTTCCATTCAGGCCATTGTTAATGAGCGCCTTGATGCGCGCAATAACAAGGATTTTGCCAAGTCTGATGAGCTGCGTGACAAACTGGCCGAGATGGGCGTTGTACTGAAAGACAGCAAGAACAAAGAAACTGGTGCATTTGAGACCAGTTGGAGCCTTGAAGGCTGA
- a CDS encoding ArsR/SmtB family transcription factor encodes MNIQELEKNSENAANFLKLLASGPRLLILCQLVEGEQNVGTLAERTGLRMTTVSQHMALMRAQSVVSTRRDGTTIYYSLASPIVEEVLAVLHKGFCE; translated from the coding sequence ATGAATATTCAAGAGCTTGAAAAAAATTCAGAAAATGCCGCCAACTTTCTGAAGCTACTGGCTTCAGGACCACGACTTTTGATTCTCTGTCAGTTGGTCGAAGGCGAGCAAAATGTTGGCACATTGGCCGAACGAACTGGTTTGCGTATGACAACAGTATCCCAACATATGGCCCTGATGCGCGCTCAGAGTGTCGTATCAACCCGTCGTGACGGCACCACCATCTATTACTCACTGGCCAGCCCGATCGTTGAGGAAGTCCTCGCAGTTCTACACAAGGGATTTTGCGAATAA